One segment of Methylotuvimicrobium sp. KM2 DNA contains the following:
- the soxX gene encoding sulfur oxidation c-type cytochrome SoxX, giving the protein MNKSQPLLRFGQYAALVPLLITACSTNTGLIRQQGKQLAFDRDKGNCLACHAIEDGESPGNIGPPLNNLSARFKTRQQLKQQIRDASVFNPETSMPPYGRNKILTEEELDQVVDYLWSLE; this is encoded by the coding sequence ATGAACAAATCGCAGCCTTTGCTTCGTTTCGGACAATACGCTGCGCTTGTCCCCTTACTAATAACGGCCTGCTCCACGAATACCGGCCTAATACGACAACAAGGCAAACAATTAGCTTTCGACCGAGACAAAGGCAATTGCCTTGCCTGCCATGCCATCGAAGACGGCGAGTCGCCAGGCAATATCGGTCCGCCGCTAAACAACCTGAGCGCCCGCTTCAAAACTCGGCAACAATTGAAACAACAAATCCGGGATGCGAGCGTTTTCAATCCGGAAACCAGCATGCCGCCATACGGACGAAATAAAATACTGACCGAAGAAGAGCTCGATCAGGTAGTCGACTATTTATGGTCGCTCGAATAA